One genomic region from Terriglobus aquaticus encodes:
- a CDS encoding TIGR04295 family B12-binding domain-containing radical SAM protein translates to MKFALVNPHWSWEGSTYFGSQAPVVPLELLGAREFLRRAGHEVLLIDAFLLKLTTDEVRVQLEGFGEDFLVMPTANSYLFWRCPQPELRVPQAWLRALTTGRTHRPTTVIIGPHGSSTPIATLNKTGADVVLRGEPDSNLPLLATTPRFAIPGCVWKENGRVMQASEPLGVVDMKMVSHLDFSDYPIELHTHKHHIFTPVEGLGAELEFARGCPYACTFCNKTQFRNKYRERDVAEVVAEIDALMARGVTYIYFIDEIFGVGKNVRTLLEEIAKRPSLSIGFQTRIDLWDEAGFDLLGRAHCISMECGIESITEQGRDEMNKNCKYSTERITELLVYAKTRIPWVQANLIKTPHDNPEEVRAFQDHLKANGVWVSEPVPMFPFPGSPEYVTTFGAQPDDRAWERAHEFYLNLFADKGFSDIQDQQPIPLPELESACR, encoded by the coding sequence GTGAAGTTTGCCCTGGTCAACCCGCATTGGTCGTGGGAGGGCTCGACCTACTTCGGCTCGCAGGCGCCCGTGGTCCCGCTGGAACTGCTGGGAGCGCGTGAGTTCCTGCGCCGCGCCGGCCACGAAGTCCTGCTGATCGACGCATTCCTGCTGAAGCTGACGACGGACGAAGTGCGCGTCCAGCTTGAGGGCTTCGGCGAAGACTTCCTTGTCATGCCCACGGCGAACAGCTACCTGTTCTGGCGCTGCCCGCAGCCGGAGCTCCGCGTGCCCCAGGCCTGGCTGCGCGCCCTGACCACCGGCCGCACGCACCGTCCCACCACCGTCATCATCGGACCGCATGGTTCGTCCACGCCTATCGCCACGCTCAATAAGACCGGCGCCGACGTGGTTCTGCGTGGCGAGCCGGATTCCAACCTGCCGCTGCTGGCCACCACGCCGCGCTTCGCCATTCCGGGCTGCGTGTGGAAAGAGAACGGCCGCGTGATGCAGGCCTCCGAGCCGCTCGGCGTGGTCGACATGAAGATGGTGTCGCACCTGGACTTTAGCGACTACCCCATCGAGCTGCACACGCACAAGCACCACATCTTTACGCCGGTCGAAGGCCTGGGCGCTGAACTCGAATTTGCTCGCGGCTGCCCCTACGCCTGCACCTTCTGCAACAAGACACAGTTCCGCAACAAGTACCGCGAGCGCGACGTCGCCGAGGTGGTCGCGGAGATCGACGCGCTGATGGCGCGCGGCGTCACCTACATCTACTTCATCGACGAAATCTTTGGCGTCGGCAAGAACGTACGCACTCTGCTGGAAGAGATCGCGAAGCGTCCTTCGCTGTCCATCGGTTTCCAGACCCGCATCGACCTGTGGGACGAGGCAGGATTCGACCTGCTCGGCCGCGCCCACTGCATCAGCATGGAGTGCGGCATCGAGAGCATCACCGAGCAGGGCCGCGACGAGATGAACAAGAACTGCAAGTACTCCACGGAGCGCATCACCGAGCTCCTGGTGTACGCAAAGACCCGCATCCCCTGGGTGCAGGCAAACCTGATCAAGACACCGCACGACAATCCCGAAGAGGTGCGCGCCTTCCAGGATCATCTGAAGGCCAACGGCGTCTGGGTCTCTGAGCCGGTGCCTATGTTCCCCTTTCCCGGATCTCCTGAGTACGTCACGACCTTCGGCGCGCAGCCGGACGACCGTGCCTGGGAACGGGCCCATGAGTTCTACCTCAATCTCTTCGCGGACAAGGGATTCTCCGACATCCAGGATCAGCAACCCATTCCGCTGCCTGAACTCGAGTCTGCATGCCGCTGA
- a CDS encoding glycosyltransferase — translation MRILMTTDTVGGVWTQTRELVAGLLRADPYIRIFLFAVGSTCSPEQLGWLRAMRERNPGRFDSAVHSVPLEWEQRNDQVDPFEPRLLSIARTFAPEVFHSSQFCYGALPVDCPRLVVAHSDVLSWFREVHGTEPEPSPWIDRYVSLVRHGVEQASAVVAPTRWMLQAFRDGFPAPAHTRVIYNGVSFRPRPPQERLLQAVTAGRLWDQAKNVALLQRLQHPAVPLLVAGASQHENETLKWKGSEAIQLLGNTSRRDLLSLFAQSAMYLSTAIYEPFGLSALEAARSGCALLALDIESMREVWGNAALYFRTVEELAAAIEHLASSPRALALAQQQAEATAAQYTRERMADSYRALYRELMDSPRGNSAVA, via the coding sequence ATGCGCATCCTGATGACCACCGACACTGTCGGCGGCGTGTGGACCCAAACGCGAGAACTGGTTGCAGGTCTGCTGCGGGCCGACCCCTACATTCGCATCTTCCTCTTTGCCGTCGGAAGCACCTGCAGCCCGGAACAACTGGGCTGGCTGCGGGCCATGCGCGAGCGCAACCCGGGCCGGTTCGACTCCGCGGTTCACTCCGTGCCGCTGGAGTGGGAGCAGCGCAACGACCAGGTCGATCCGTTCGAGCCGCGCCTGCTCAGCATTGCGCGAACGTTTGCTCCGGAAGTCTTTCACAGCTCACAATTCTGCTACGGCGCTCTTCCGGTGGATTGCCCGCGCCTGGTGGTCGCCCACTCAGACGTTCTGTCCTGGTTTCGAGAGGTTCACGGAACAGAGCCGGAGCCGTCGCCCTGGATCGACCGGTACGTCTCGCTGGTGCGCCATGGCGTGGAGCAGGCATCCGCAGTCGTTGCACCCACCCGATGGATGCTGCAGGCCTTTCGTGATGGCTTCCCCGCTCCGGCACACACACGAGTCATTTACAACGGCGTCAGCTTTCGGCCTCGCCCACCGCAGGAGCGGCTGCTGCAGGCGGTGACCGCGGGACGTCTGTGGGATCAGGCCAAGAACGTGGCCCTCTTGCAGCGCCTGCAACACCCAGCCGTACCCCTGCTTGTCGCGGGAGCTTCGCAGCACGAGAACGAGACTCTGAAGTGGAAGGGCAGCGAGGCAATCCAATTGCTCGGCAACACCTCGCGCCGCGACCTGCTCTCGCTCTTCGCGCAATCGGCAATGTATCTGTCGACCGCGATCTACGAGCCATTTGGCCTTTCAGCGCTGGAAGCCGCGCGCTCCGGCTGCGCCCTGCTTGCGCTGGATATCGAATCCATGCGGGAGGTGTGGGGCAACGCTGCCTTGTACTTCCGCACCGTCGAAGAACTCGCTGCAGCGATCGAGCACCTCGCCAGCTCGCCCAGGGCGTTGGCCCTGGCGCAGCAGCAAGCCGAGGCCACCGCCGCCCAGTACACGCGCGAGCGCATGGCAGATTCCTACCGCGCGCTCTATCGTGAACTGATGGATTCACCCCGGGGGAACTCTGCCGTTGCTTAG
- a CDS encoding CgeB family protein: protein MLSIAIFLHTLRSDWNNGNAHFLRGLARELGSLGHTVRVLEPVTNWSVENLRTEPNGEASLAQFATTYPDIDLRLYDPTDPDLRNELMRELHGFDAVIVHEWNERGLIDLLLDLRSELGFRALFHDTHHRASSSPEAIRSLRVDEFDGVLAFGDALTKIYKERFGITECWTLHEAADTTVFYPREAPTEQELIWVGNWGDGERSAELREFLIRPARRLREQYGPEGFRATIYGVRYPADGLAALADAGIRYGGYLPNLAAPDVYARSRVTMHVPRQQYNDALTGIPTIRVFEALASGIPLVSAPWQDTEELFRPGDFTLVSNGEDAYEELNLLLDPEERDNAQAQIEQGLATVLARHTCAHRAAQLTRILTEEVLG from the coding sequence TTGCTTAGCATCGCCATCTTTCTGCACACGTTGCGCTCCGACTGGAACAATGGCAATGCCCACTTCCTGCGCGGTCTGGCGCGCGAACTCGGGTCGCTTGGCCACACCGTGCGCGTCCTTGAGCCGGTGACCAACTGGAGTGTCGAGAACCTGCGCACAGAGCCAAACGGCGAAGCCTCGCTGGCGCAGTTCGCCACGACGTACCCCGACATCGACCTGCGACTCTACGACCCGACTGACCCGGACCTGCGCAACGAGCTCATGCGCGAACTGCACGGCTTCGATGCCGTGATAGTGCATGAGTGGAACGAGCGCGGACTGATCGATCTCCTCCTCGACCTGCGGTCGGAACTCGGCTTCCGCGCTCTCTTCCATGACACGCATCACCGCGCCTCCTCCTCACCCGAGGCGATCCGGTCGCTGCGTGTCGACGAGTTCGACGGCGTGCTCGCCTTTGGCGACGCGCTCACGAAGATCTACAAGGAGCGCTTCGGCATCACGGAGTGCTGGACGCTGCACGAAGCCGCGGACACCACCGTCTTCTACCCGCGCGAGGCGCCCACCGAGCAGGAGCTGATATGGGTTGGCAACTGGGGAGACGGCGAGCGGTCCGCCGAACTGCGCGAGTTCCTGATCCGTCCGGCCAGGCGTTTGCGCGAGCAATACGGCCCTGAGGGCTTTCGTGCCACCATCTACGGCGTGCGCTATCCCGCCGACGGTCTGGCCGCGCTCGCCGATGCCGGCATTCGCTACGGCGGCTATCTTCCGAATCTCGCCGCGCCGGACGTGTACGCGCGAAGCCGCGTCACGATGCACGTTCCGCGCCAGCAGTACAACGACGCGCTCACAGGCATCCCGACCATCCGCGTCTTCGAGGCGCTCGCCAGCGGCATCCCGCTCGTCTCCGCGCCCTGGCAGGACACCGAAGAACTCTTCCGCCCGGGCGACTTCACCCTCGTCTCAAACGGCGAAGACGCGTACGAAGAGCTGAACTTGCTGCTGGATCCCGAAGAACGCGACAACGCGCAGGCACAGATCGAACAGGGACTCGCCACCGTGCTCGCGCGCCACACCTGCGCGCACCGCGCGGCGCAACTCACGCGCATCCTCACCGAGGAGGTGCTGGGATGA
- a CDS encoding carboxypeptidase-like regulatory domain-containing protein produces MLFASTLVCSAATLHGRVKDQRCAVLPQMQVRIRATSPQQGLERSASTDDAGNYTVDLPPGEYQVCVQRDAHASPTCTGIAISARGDTWITTQLRDTAPDLSNFGNRWY; encoded by the coding sequence TTGCTTTTCGCATCCACCTTGGTTTGCTCGGCAGCCACGCTGCACGGCCGGGTGAAAGACCAGCGGTGCGCGGTGTTGCCGCAGATGCAGGTCCGCATCCGCGCGACCTCGCCGCAGCAGGGATTAGAGCGCTCCGCTTCCACCGACGACGCCGGCAACTACACGGTTGATCTGCCCCCGGGCGAGTACCAGGTGTGCGTGCAGCGCGACGCACACGCCAGCCCCACCTGCACCGGCATCGCCATCTCCGCCAGGGGCGACACATGGATCACCACGCAACTGCGCGACACCGCGCCTGACCTCTCCAACTTCGGCAACCGCTGGTATTAG